Proteins co-encoded in one candidate division KSB1 bacterium genomic window:
- a CDS encoding SWIM zinc finger family protein encodes MLRQSAKYPIAAELLSITPEQIAQLDQECTGGRGWEFYANGFVSGATVFRNTLIGQVREFAMVNIVEIKVRGREIYTSCTCSHRGGICNHALALLYSWINDGESFLDVGESMDELEKLDKGDLLRIVRRILVREPKFLSLALGRDAADDDDSLLEDDPLFDQEVE; translated from the coding sequence ATGTTGAGGCAATCTGCAAAGTATCCAATCGCTGCCGAGCTTCTCAGCATCACGCCTGAGCAGATCGCCCAATTGGACCAGGAGTGCACGGGCGGCCGCGGCTGGGAGTTTTACGCCAATGGCTTCGTGAGCGGCGCGACGGTCTTTCGCAACACGCTCATCGGTCAGGTGCGCGAATTCGCGATGGTCAACATCGTGGAGATCAAAGTGCGGGGGCGGGAGATCTACACTTCCTGCACCTGCTCCCACCGCGGTGGCATCTGCAATCATGCATTGGCGCTTCTGTACTCCTGGATCAACGATGGGGAGAGCTTCCTGGACGTGGGGGAGTCCATGGACGAGCTGGAGAAGTTGGACAAGGGCGACCTGCTGCGCATCGTGCGGCGCATTTTGGTGCGAGAGCCCAAGTTTCTCTCCCTCGCCCTCGGTCGTGACGCCGCCGATGATGATGACTCCCTCCTCGAGGACGACCCGCTGTTCGACCAAGAGGTGGAGTGA
- a CDS encoding MFS transporter translates to MTEQRHEEAPRHSWAFRRRRFANWFPLGLTYATFYMGRYNLYNANPELCKQFSWSNEQIGWIITAGFWTYALSLIFNGPLTDKIGGKKAMLIGAAGTLTMNLAIGLMLGLSGWPFKVLITMAMLFAVNSYFQSFGAISIVKVNAHWFHVRERGVFGAIFGAMIQGGYYLAYGVGGFILVHLPLQYVFLIPSAAIAFMALIDLFALKDTPQEAGFPELETHDASFGDDAPVDWGFIVKKIFTNPILITIALAEFCTGFVRSGVLAWWTKYLDNVFQIGKDTAIFRFVSTGIPLAGIAGGFVSGFLSDKVFGSRRPPVAFLFYCGQVLFLFVLAQAGSPWAAAVLIVTVNFFINGVHGILSGTSSMDFGGRKGAASATGMLDGCQYLAAGFVGFAMGRLLDTLGWGAWAYSIMGFAVIGAFLMTRLWRAVPSSAIKG, encoded by the coding sequence GTGACAGAGCAGAGACATGAGGAGGCACCCCGCCATTCCTGGGCGTTCCGGCGGCGACGCTTCGCCAACTGGTTCCCCTTGGGGCTGACCTACGCCACGTTCTACATGGGCCGCTACAACCTGTACAATGCCAATCCGGAGCTGTGCAAGCAATTCAGCTGGAGTAATGAACAGATAGGCTGGATTATCACCGCCGGCTTCTGGACCTATGCCCTCAGCCTCATCTTCAACGGCCCTCTGACCGACAAGATCGGCGGCAAGAAGGCGATGCTCATCGGCGCCGCCGGCACCCTGACCATGAACTTGGCCATCGGCCTGATGTTGGGCCTGTCCGGCTGGCCTTTCAAAGTGCTCATCACCATGGCCATGCTCTTTGCCGTCAATAGCTACTTCCAGAGCTTCGGCGCCATCTCCATCGTCAAGGTGAATGCCCACTGGTTTCATGTGCGCGAGCGCGGGGTGTTTGGCGCCATTTTCGGGGCGATGATTCAAGGGGGCTACTACCTGGCCTATGGCGTGGGTGGGTTCATCTTGGTGCATTTGCCCCTGCAGTATGTGTTTCTCATCCCATCGGCGGCGATTGCCTTCATGGCGCTCATCGACCTTTTCGCTCTCAAGGACACACCCCAGGAGGCCGGGTTCCCGGAGCTGGAGACGCACGACGCCTCCTTTGGCGACGACGCGCCGGTGGACTGGGGCTTCATCGTCAAGAAGATTTTCACCAACCCCATCCTCATCACTATCGCCTTGGCTGAGTTTTGCACCGGCTTTGTGCGCTCCGGCGTGCTCGCCTGGTGGACAAAGTACCTGGACAACGTGTTTCAGATAGGCAAAGACACGGCCATTTTCAGATTCGTCTCCACGGGCATCCCGCTGGCAGGAATTGCCGGCGGCTTTGTGAGCGGCTTCCTGTCGGACAAGGTGTTTGGTTCGCGACGACCGCCGGTGGCCTTCCTCTTCTACTGCGGGCAGGTGCTCTTCCTGTTTGTGCTGGCCCAAGCAGGCAGTCCCTGGGCAGCGGCAGTTCTGATTGTGACGGTCAACTTTTTCATCAACGGCGTGCACGGAATTTTGTCGGGCACCTCTTCCATGGACTTTGGCGGGCGAAAAGGGGCAGCCAGCGCCACCGGCATGCTGGACGGCTGCCAGTATCTGGCCGCCGGCTTCGTCGGGTTCGCCATGGGCAGGCTGCTGGACACCTTAGGTTGGGGCGCCTGGGCCTACAGCATCATGGGCTTTGCCGTGATCGGCGCCTTCCTCATGACGCGCCTTTGGCGGGCAGTTCCGTCATCGGCCATCAAAGGGTAA
- a CDS encoding peptidylprolyl isomerase gives MYPRLMLIALIAALAVASCTSKKAKECPTLTAEQIEALKEKVKAMPLEQLNANEVAVMTTNLGTMVIEFFPDKAPVHCAAFKRLVNAGFYNCTKFHRLIKDFVVQGGDILSRDADPQNDGTGNPGYTLPAEFNDVPHDKGILSMARTPDPNSAGSQFFICLSRQRTAFLDGQYTVFGRVIQGMEVLDKINALETVQVNPQLAVPKTPLFIQEIHMEQR, from the coding sequence ATGTACCCCCGACTCATGCTCATCGCGCTCATTGCTGCGCTGGCAGTGGCGTCCTGCACGTCCAAGAAGGCCAAGGAGTGTCCGACCCTGACAGCAGAACAGATCGAGGCACTCAAAGAGAAGGTGAAGGCAATGCCCCTTGAACAGCTAAATGCCAACGAAGTGGCGGTGATGACCACCAATTTGGGTACGATGGTCATCGAGTTTTTCCCGGACAAGGCTCCTGTGCACTGCGCGGCCTTCAAACGACTGGTGAACGCCGGCTTCTACAACTGCACCAAGTTCCATCGGCTGATCAAGGACTTTGTGGTACAGGGAGGCGACATCCTTTCTCGGGACGCAGATCCACAGAACGATGGCACCGGCAATCCGGGCTACACCTTGCCTGCCGAGTTCAACGACGTGCCGCACGACAAGGGCATCCTTTCCATGGCGCGCACCCCAGACCCGAACAGCGCCGGGAGTCAGTTCTTCATCTGCCTGTCACGGCAACGGACTGCCTTCCTTGACGGCCAGTACACTGTGTTTGGCAGGGTGATCCAGGGGATGGAGGTGTTGGACAAGATCAACGCCTTGGAGACGGTGCAAGTCAATCCTCAGCTTGCGGTGCCCAAGACGCCGCTCTTCATCCAAGAGATCCACATGGAGCAGCGGTAG
- a CDS encoding S8 family serine peptidase, whose amino-acid sequence MTRRLGLIVAGLLSLFGPLDSAMPGRAGGQRYWIFFVDKGPVSESEALMKSGAASQHLSPRALERRAKVLPAQALVDERDLQVYEPYVQRLRALAVEPLVSSRWLNAVSAAVDTAQLATVRGLPFVRAVQPVAVRLARPEPAPLAEQPRLGKGLEHTLDYGPSYEQNRLVRVPEVHDLGIDGTGVRIGMLDTGFRHQLNEAFQRLRVVAEFDFINGDSVTQNQEGQDAANQDQHGTGTLSVIGGFSPGRLIGPAFGAEYLLAKTEYVPSETAIEEDFWVAGIEWLEAMGADVVSSSLGYLDWYTYQDMDGNTAVTTRAADIAVGKGVVVVNSAGNEGNSAWRYIIAPADGDSVIAVGAVNSSGVLASFSSRGPTADGRTKPDVVAMGVGVYMAGPVHATDFRIGSGTSFSCPLLSGVVALMLDAHPYLTPMQVVEALRRTADRAQSPDNDYGWGLVDAWKALLYYGPAFTPRPWVASRSGDTVEVRLAVAGEPPIVSDGVAVLWGRHAAAADQLVYMVPAEKEHHFFAELPRPGEGDTLFLYFAAQDVRGKVFVHPQGAPQNLFYLLPGDSALRLVHLPGDSSAPPSPLVPVSFQLRALYPNPFPAGDRRYVTIQIELPEPAVVSVSIYDLVGRRVATVVDGRPLPARVHRFTWHGNDDAGRALPSGVYFCRVEAGDRWRVQKVVKAR is encoded by the coding sequence ATGACGCGCCGCCTTGGACTAATCGTCGCAGGTTTGCTGTCGCTTTTCGGTCCCCTGGACAGTGCCATGCCCGGGCGCGCGGGGGGCCAGCGGTATTGGATCTTTTTTGTCGACAAGGGTCCTGTGTCGGAGTCGGAGGCCCTGATGAAATCGGGCGCGGCATCGCAGCATCTTTCGCCGCGGGCGCTCGAGCGGCGGGCCAAGGTGCTGCCAGCCCAGGCGCTTGTCGATGAGAGGGACCTCCAGGTCTACGAGCCCTATGTGCAAAGGCTCCGCGCATTAGCAGTTGAGCCGCTGGTGAGTTCGCGGTGGCTGAACGCGGTGAGTGCCGCGGTGGACACGGCGCAGCTGGCGACGGTGCGCGGCCTGCCTTTCGTGAGAGCGGTGCAGCCGGTGGCTGTGCGGTTGGCGAGGCCAGAGCCTGCGCCGCTCGCAGAACAGCCCCGACTGGGCAAAGGCCTGGAGCACACCCTGGATTACGGCCCTTCCTACGAGCAGAACAGGCTGGTGCGCGTGCCTGAGGTGCATGACCTGGGCATCGACGGCACGGGGGTGCGCATCGGCATGTTGGACACCGGCTTTCGCCACCAGCTCAACGAGGCCTTTCAGCGCCTGCGCGTGGTGGCGGAGTTCGATTTCATCAACGGCGACAGCGTGACCCAGAACCAGGAAGGGCAAGACGCCGCCAACCAAGACCAACATGGTACCGGGACGCTGTCGGTCATAGGCGGTTTCAGCCCTGGACGGCTCATCGGACCCGCCTTCGGTGCCGAGTACCTGCTGGCCAAGACAGAGTATGTGCCCAGCGAGACGGCCATCGAGGAGGACTTTTGGGTGGCGGGCATCGAGTGGCTGGAGGCCATGGGGGCTGATGTGGTCTCCAGCTCCCTGGGTTATCTTGATTGGTACACCTACCAGGACATGGACGGCAACACCGCGGTGACTACTCGCGCCGCCGACATTGCCGTGGGTAAGGGGGTGGTGGTGGTCAACAGCGCGGGCAACGAGGGCAATAGTGCCTGGCGCTACATTATCGCCCCGGCCGACGGGGATAGCGTGATCGCAGTAGGGGCCGTGAACAGCAGCGGGGTCTTGGCCTCGTTCAGTTCGCGGGGTCCTACTGCCGACGGGCGCACCAAGCCGGACGTGGTGGCCATGGGGGTGGGGGTGTACATGGCCGGCCCGGTGCACGCCACGGACTTTCGCATAGGCAGCGGTACCTCCTTTTCCTGTCCGCTGCTCTCAGGAGTGGTGGCGCTGATGTTGGATGCTCACCCATACCTGACGCCCATGCAAGTCGTCGAGGCGCTCAGGAGGACGGCCGATCGTGCGCAGAGCCCGGACAACGACTATGGCTGGGGTTTGGTCGACGCCTGGAAGGCCCTTCTCTACTACGGCCCGGCTTTCACGCCACGGCCATGGGTTGCTTCTCGGTCAGGCGACACGGTGGAGGTGCGCCTGGCCGTGGCTGGCGAGCCGCCTATTGTGTCCGATGGCGTGGCCGTGCTCTGGGGCCGCCATGCGGCAGCAGCCGACCAGCTGGTGTACATGGTGCCGGCGGAAAAAGAGCATCACTTTTTCGCCGAACTGCCTCGTCCGGGGGAGGGCGATACGCTCTTCTTGTACTTTGCCGCTCAGGATGTGCGCGGCAAGGTCTTTGTGCACCCACAAGGGGCTCCGCAGAACCTTTTCTATCTGCTGCCAGGCGACTCCGCTCTGCGCCTGGTTCATCTGCCAGGGGATTCCTCGGCGCCACCATCGCCACTGGTGCCGGTGAGTTTTCAACTGCGTGCCCTGTATCCGAATCCGTTTCCAGCAGGAGATCGGAGATATGTGACGATCCAGATTGAGCTCCCCGAGCCCGCGGTTGTTTCCGTGAGCATCTACGACCTTGTCGGGCGACGAGTGGCGACGGTGGTGGACGGGCGCCCGCTACCGGCGAGAGTGCATCGCTTCACCTGGCATGGCAATGATGACGCGGGAAGGGCGCTGCCGTCAGGCGTCTACTTCTGCCGGGTGGAGGCCGGGGATAGGTGGCGCGTGCAGAAGGTGGTGAAGGCGAGGTGA
- the ahcY gene encoding adenosylhomocysteinase — translation MDYDVKDLRLAEEGVRRIAWADNDMPVLRLIRERFAKEKPLQGKRLSACLHVTAETANLMRTLQAGGAEVVLCASNPLSTQDDVAAALVSSYGIPTFAIKGEDNETYYRHIRAAIAHGPVITMDDGADLVSTIHFDYPDLWPQVMGSMEETTTGVIRLRAMERDGALKFPVIAVNDALTKNLFDNRYGTGQSTVDGLIRATDILLAGKTVVVAGYGWCGKGFSARCKGMGANVVITEVDPIRALEAAMDGFRVMPMAEAAKIGDLFCTVTGDINVIRPEHFAVMKDGATVANSGHFNVEIDIPGLEAMAVECRKGVRRFVDQYVLADGRRINLVAEGRLVNLAAAEGHPASVMDMSFATQALAAEWVVQKAGALEVKVHRVPPEIEDWIARLKLQTMGITIDELTEEQRQYLASWEMGT, via the coding sequence GTGGACTATGACGTCAAGGACTTGCGCTTAGCGGAGGAGGGCGTCCGGCGCATTGCCTGGGCTGACAACGACATGCCGGTGCTGCGGCTGATCCGCGAACGATTTGCCAAGGAAAAGCCCCTGCAAGGCAAGCGTCTTTCGGCATGCCTCCATGTCACTGCCGAGACGGCCAACCTCATGCGCACGCTTCAAGCAGGTGGCGCCGAAGTGGTGCTGTGCGCCTCCAATCCTCTGTCCACCCAGGACGACGTGGCGGCTGCCCTGGTGAGCAGCTATGGCATCCCCACCTTTGCCATCAAAGGCGAGGACAACGAGACCTACTATCGCCACATTCGCGCGGCGATTGCGCATGGGCCGGTCATCACCATGGATGACGGCGCCGATTTGGTTTCCACCATCCATTTCGATTACCCGGACCTCTGGCCCCAGGTCATGGGAAGTATGGAAGAGACCACCACAGGGGTGATCCGCCTGCGGGCTATGGAGCGCGACGGTGCATTGAAGTTCCCGGTCATCGCCGTCAATGACGCTCTCACCAAGAACCTGTTCGACAACCGCTACGGCACCGGACAGTCCACGGTGGATGGCCTGATCAGGGCAACCGATATCCTGCTGGCTGGAAAGACGGTAGTCGTGGCCGGCTACGGCTGGTGCGGCAAGGGCTTCTCGGCGCGCTGCAAAGGAATGGGCGCTAACGTGGTCATCACCGAGGTGGATCCCATCCGGGCCTTGGAGGCCGCCATGGATGGCTTCCGGGTCATGCCCATGGCCGAGGCCGCCAAGATCGGCGACCTCTTCTGCACGGTTACCGGCGACATCAACGTCATCCGCCCTGAGCACTTTGCCGTGATGAAAGACGGCGCCACCGTGGCCAATTCCGGCCACTTCAACGTGGAGATCGACATCCCTGGCCTGGAGGCGATGGCCGTGGAGTGTCGCAAAGGGGTGCGCCGCTTTGTGGATCAGTACGTGCTGGCTGACGGGCGCCGCATCAATTTGGTAGCAGAGGGGCGCCTGGTGAATTTGGCCGCAGCGGAGGGACATCCTGCCTCGGTGATGGATATGAGCTTTGCCACGCAAGCGCTGGCCGCCGAGTGGGTCGTGCAGAAGGCTGGCGCTTTGGAGGTGAAGGTGCACCGCGTGCCGCCGGAGATCGAGGACTGGATCGCCCGGCTCAAGCTGCAAACCATGGGCATCACCATCGACGAGCTGACCGAAGAGCAGCGCCAGTATCTGGCCTCCTGGGAGATGGGAACATGA
- a CDS encoding M48 family metallopeptidase, whose amino-acid sequence MRRDGEEVAVDSEAARYQRNKLLLGIAETVLSWAVLLGSVLSGLTVRLEGVATAACAHPYLSFLLFACLVGSAQLVAVSPLEVWRDFFLERRHGLCTQGFAQWLLEQAKGVAIAAMVGAPALFLFFYLFRTLPTAWWAPYAAAMVAISVVLTVVGPRLILPLFHRFQPIGDQELQERLSRLASPLGVRVSEVLRFDLSKKSRKANAALVGMGRTRRIVVSDTLLDHFTPAEIESVVAHELGHHVHGHLWKMLAATAAQVTMGLGASALLYGCLVTRVAGSPHGFASLPLLICLFAAYQVLTAPALHTLSRRFEAEADQFALQQGSSEAFRSALARLGVMNMSDPDPHPAVEFLFSSHPSLRRRLKMATRQAVPERGETLPSVPEAGRA is encoded by the coding sequence GTGCGGCGGGACGGTGAGGAGGTGGCCGTGGACAGTGAGGCAGCCCGCTACCAACGGAACAAGTTGCTCTTAGGGATTGCGGAGACGGTGCTCTCATGGGCCGTCCTGCTGGGGTCGGTGCTCAGCGGTCTGACCGTCCGTCTGGAAGGAGTGGCGACCGCAGCGTGTGCTCACCCCTATCTGTCCTTCCTCCTTTTCGCATGCCTGGTAGGGTCCGCGCAGCTCGTGGCCGTCTCTCCCTTAGAGGTGTGGCGGGACTTTTTCCTTGAGCGGCGCCACGGCCTGTGTACGCAGGGCTTCGCTCAGTGGTTGCTTGAGCAGGCAAAGGGTGTAGCGATTGCGGCGATGGTAGGGGCGCCCGCGTTGTTCTTGTTCTTTTACCTTTTTCGTACGTTGCCCACTGCCTGGTGGGCCCCGTATGCGGCGGCAATGGTGGCGATAAGCGTCGTGCTTACCGTGGTTGGGCCGCGCCTAATCTTGCCGCTCTTTCACCGCTTCCAGCCCATCGGTGATCAGGAGCTGCAAGAGCGGCTATCCCGCCTGGCTTCACCGTTGGGCGTGCGCGTGAGTGAGGTGTTGCGGTTTGACCTCAGCAAGAAGTCGCGAAAGGCGAATGCGGCACTGGTGGGCATGGGGCGAACGCGGCGCATCGTGGTCAGCGACACGTTGCTTGACCACTTTACACCGGCGGAGATCGAGAGCGTGGTGGCCCACGAGCTCGGCCATCACGTGCACGGCCACCTGTGGAAGATGCTGGCCGCAACTGCAGCTCAGGTGACCATGGGGCTGGGGGCCAGCGCGTTGCTCTATGGCTGCCTGGTGACCAGGGTCGCCGGCTCGCCGCATGGCTTTGCCTCCTTGCCGCTGTTGATTTGCCTTTTCGCGGCCTACCAGGTGCTCACCGCGCCTGCGCTGCATACGCTCTCGCGGCGCTTTGAGGCGGAGGCCGACCAGTTCGCCTTGCAACAGGGCTCGAGCGAGGCTTTCCGATCGGCCCTGGCGCGACTGGGGGTGATGAACATGTCCGATCCGGACCCGCATCCGGCGGTGGAGTTCCTCTTCTCCAGCCATCCGAGCTTGCGGCGTAGACTGAAGATGGCCACACGGCAAGCGGTACCGGAGCGCGGGGAGACGCTGCCGAGTGTTCCGGAGGCAGGACGGGCGTAG
- a CDS encoding co-chaperone GroES, protein MKLRPLGDKILVQRVEEPAQRGPIVVPDTAKERPQRGKVIAVGTGRIDKQGKRIPPSVKVGDTVLFAKWAGNEWTIEGEEYLFLTEDEILAVL, encoded by the coding sequence ATGAAGCTCCGACCCTTAGGCGACAAGATTCTCGTGCAACGAGTAGAGGAGCCGGCGCAGCGCGGCCCCATCGTGGTGCCGGACACGGCCAAGGAACGCCCGCAGCGCGGCAAGGTCATTGCCGTGGGCACGGGGCGCATCGACAAGCAAGGCAAGCGCATTCCGCCCAGCGTCAAGGTGGGTGACACCGTGCTATTTGCCAAATGGGCCGGAAACGAGTGGACTATTGAGGGCGAAGAGTACCTTTTCCTCACCGAGGACGAGATTCTGGCGGTTCTGTAG
- a CDS encoding bifunctional metallophosphatase/5'-nucleotidase, whose product MSTRRWLVFALSALTLTSAGAQAPPAELVILHTNDMHAQFLPSSPEQGRTKVGGMVALDYFVQKARSEGKPTLLLDAGDYMTGTPLASMEAHGARGGGFVEMMNLVGYNAAALGNHEFDNGQDNLKKLIALADFDVLCANLWRGDSLFALLPYKVYQVGSLRVGVIGLILEKLFDEVARRQVEGLRVESVVQAAQRAIDELDPVTDLIILLTHQGDYEDRALASAIRGADVIIGGHSHTRIPNPQKVNGVIVAQTGSNLQSLGRLDLQVAADSVVSFRGSLIPLLVDSVRTPNLRMAELVEGYQKRIDEGYGQVIGRLLTDWRGSRYGESNVGNFVADVMRKAVDADFATINSGGIRKSIKAGPLRKLDIVELLPFANTLVTFECTGKELLTFLEFNARNVAWRRGGLMQVSGLTCAYQVADSVVRVVSASVGGKPINPRATYRGVTVDFVIYGQAGRYMGFEPRNPQNTGLVLSEVVIDYIKKHPRVSSKVEGRIRRVG is encoded by the coding sequence ATGAGCACACGCAGGTGGCTGGTCTTTGCGCTGTCCGCTCTGACACTCACCTCCGCTGGTGCACAAGCGCCCCCGGCGGAGCTTGTCATCCTGCACACCAACGACATGCACGCGCAGTTCCTGCCCTCCTCGCCGGAGCAGGGCCGCACCAAGGTAGGCGGCATGGTGGCATTGGACTACTTCGTGCAGAAGGCGCGGAGTGAAGGGAAACCGACCCTCTTGCTGGATGCTGGCGACTATATGACCGGTACTCCTCTGGCAAGCATGGAGGCCCACGGTGCGCGCGGCGGCGGATTCGTGGAGATGATGAACCTCGTCGGCTACAACGCCGCCGCCTTAGGCAACCACGAGTTCGACAACGGCCAGGACAATCTCAAGAAGCTCATCGCCCTTGCCGACTTTGACGTGCTGTGCGCCAACCTCTGGCGCGGCGATTCGCTTTTCGCCCTGCTTCCCTACAAGGTCTACCAGGTGGGCTCTCTGCGGGTAGGCGTCATTGGCCTCATTCTGGAGAAACTTTTTGACGAAGTGGCACGGCGACAGGTGGAGGGACTGCGCGTGGAATCGGTCGTGCAGGCAGCGCAGCGAGCCATTGACGAGCTGGACCCAGTGACCGACCTCATCATCCTTCTCACGCACCAGGGCGACTATGAGGATCGCGCCTTAGCCAGCGCCATTCGCGGCGCGGATGTCATCATTGGCGGCCACAGCCACACGCGCATCCCCAATCCCCAGAAAGTTAACGGCGTCATCGTGGCGCAGACGGGCTCGAACCTGCAGAGTTTGGGTCGCCTCGACCTGCAAGTAGCCGCCGACTCGGTGGTGAGTTTCCGCGGGTCACTCATCCCCCTCCTGGTCGATAGCGTGCGCACGCCCAATTTGCGCATGGCGGAGCTGGTCGAGGGCTATCAGAAGCGCATCGACGAGGGTTACGGGCAAGTGATAGGCCGCCTTCTCACCGACTGGCGTGGGTCCCGGTACGGCGAAAGCAACGTGGGCAACTTTGTCGCCGACGTGATGCGCAAGGCAGTAGACGCCGATTTTGCCACCATCAACAGCGGCGGCATTCGCAAGAGCATCAAGGCGGGCCCGCTGCGCAAACTGGACATTGTCGAGCTCCTCCCCTTTGCCAACACCCTGGTGACCTTCGAGTGCACAGGCAAGGAGCTCCTCACCTTCTTGGAGTTCAACGCCAGAAACGTCGCCTGGCGACGCGGCGGCCTCATGCAGGTGTCAGGCCTCACCTGCGCTTACCAGGTGGCCGATAGCGTGGTGCGCGTGGTGAGCGCCTCAGTAGGCGGCAAGCCGATCAATCCTCGGGCCACCTACCGCGGCGTCACTGTGGACTTTGTGATCTACGGTCAGGCCGGAAGGTACATGGGCTTCGAGCCGAGGAACCCGCAGAACACGGGCCTCGTGCTGTCCGAGGTAGTCATCGACTACATCAAGAAGCACCCGCGCGTCTCTTCCAAGGTCGAAGGGCGCATCAGAAGAGTGGGTTAG
- a CDS encoding P-loop NTPase: MNTLPMQSKRRSLGTLVGNIFVKTPDRQFGPFSKHELREMARSGKFTARDLVWHPELEEWVEAAKLAELREIFPEAEPSARQRRVIAVGSGKGGVGKTVVTASLGVGLAALDYRVVMVDADLGGANLHTCMGIIEPQYTFFDFYTLRRERLEDIILDTPVENLQMISGACGTLGLANPRYWQKLKFINQLRGINADFILLDLGAGSSYNVIDFFLASDEGIVVTIPDPMAVQECFNFLKVCLLRKLYLTFRNDAEVLKLLEQHQLTQAGLMRTPMEELLKQVQQVDAAAGATFEAVLEGFRPRLLLNMVYEHDEVRDGLAIKTAAAELLSIDVDYLGYIEYDESVRESSKRLRPFILNNPRSKASRSFAKIISLKILGKQGWEGRRIGRRIRKEAKESAEEYPEQALEASETICSVRCFYWGDCEYQNGGHPCSVRQLEPLFRHR, translated from the coding sequence ATGAACACGCTGCCGATGCAGAGCAAACGTCGCTCCTTAGGCACACTGGTGGGGAATATCTTCGTCAAGACGCCGGACAGGCAGTTTGGTCCATTCAGCAAGCACGAGCTGCGCGAGATGGCCAGGAGCGGCAAGTTCACCGCCCGGGACCTGGTGTGGCATCCAGAACTCGAGGAGTGGGTGGAAGCTGCCAAACTGGCGGAGCTGCGCGAGATCTTCCCGGAGGCGGAGCCCTCTGCGCGCCAGCGGCGAGTGATCGCCGTGGGCAGTGGTAAAGGGGGCGTGGGCAAGACTGTGGTGACCGCCTCCCTGGGCGTGGGCTTGGCTGCCCTCGACTACCGCGTGGTGATGGTGGACGCCGACTTGGGCGGGGCCAACCTCCACACCTGCATGGGGATCATCGAGCCGCAATATACCTTTTTTGACTTTTACACCCTGCGCCGAGAGAGGTTAGAAGACATCATCCTGGACACGCCTGTGGAAAACCTGCAGATGATTAGCGGCGCATGCGGCACCCTCGGCTTGGCCAACCCGCGCTATTGGCAGAAGCTGAAGTTCATCAACCAATTGCGCGGCATCAATGCCGATTTCATCCTGTTAGACCTCGGTGCTGGCTCCAGCTACAACGTGATCGACTTCTTTTTGGCCAGTGACGAGGGCATCGTCGTCACTATCCCGGACCCGATGGCGGTGCAGGAGTGCTTCAATTTCCTCAAGGTGTGTCTCCTGCGCAAGCTGTACCTGACCTTCCGCAATGATGCGGAAGTGCTCAAGCTTTTGGAGCAGCACCAGCTTACCCAGGCGGGGCTCATGCGCACGCCGATGGAGGAACTTCTCAAGCAGGTGCAGCAGGTGGATGCGGCGGCTGGCGCCACCTTCGAGGCGGTGCTGGAGGGCTTTCGTCCTCGGCTGCTGCTGAACATGGTCTATGAACACGACGAGGTGCGCGACGGCTTGGCCATCAAAACTGCTGCGGCTGAGCTTCTCTCCATCGACGTGGACTATTTGGGCTACATCGAATACGACGAGAGCGTGCGCGAGTCCTCCAAGCGCCTGCGGCCGTTCATCCTCAACAATCCGCGCTCCAAGGCATCGCGCAGCTTTGCAAAGATCATCTCCCTCAAGATTCTGGGCAAGCAAGGCTGGGAAGGCAGACGCATCGGGCGCCGCATCCGCAAGGAGGCCAAAGAGAGCGCAGAGGAGTACCCGGAGCAAGCCCTGGAGGCGTCCGAGACCATCTGCTCGGTGCGTTGCTTCTACTGGGGCGACTGCGAGTATCAGAACGGTGGCCACCCCTGCAGTGTACGGCAGCTGGAACCTCTGTTCCGCCATCGCTGA